In Microbacterium soli, the DNA window ACGCACGGCACCACCGTCGTGCAGCTCAACGGGGCCGGCAACGTCCAGACCAGCGGCCTGGAGTACTCCAGCGAGATCCTGCAGCGGTTCGGCCGGGCCTTCGGCGCGCAGGTCGAGCAGTTCCCCGTGCCGGCTTTCTTCGACGACCCCGACACGCGGGCGGCGATGTGGCGCGAGCGCAGCACTCGGCGGGTGCTGTCGTTCCAGTCGAAGATGGACATCGCCGTGTTCGGTCTGGGCTCGCCGCAGTCGGAGGTGCCGAGCAGGGTGTACGTGGGCGGATACCTGAACAGGGACGACTACCGCAGTCTCCGTGAGGACGGGGTCATCGGTGATCTCGCCACGGTGTTCTTCCGCGCCGACGGCAGCTGGAGGGACATCCGGCTCAACGCCCGATCCACCGGCCCGGGGCTCGACCGGCTGCGACGCGTGCCGCGTCGGGTGTGCGTGGTCTCCGGCGCCGCCAAGGAGGGCCCGCTCCGGGCGGCCATCGCGGCGGGAGCGGTCACCGATGTCGTGCTCGACGAGTCCCTCGCGCGGATGCTCGATGAGGCAGCCTGAGCCGCGGTGCCGCGGCCCGCTCGTGGACGGTCGATGCATCGTGTCGGTCGGGTTTCGCGGACCGTCTGCGGATCTGGCAGAATAGAGGGTCGGACGGCTGCTCGACCCTCTATCCGGCATCCGTTCCCCTGTAAAGAGCCTCCGCCGGGTTGTGCACCCCACTCTCCGGGCGTCGTTCGTCTTCCTTTCCACACCATTCAGGAGAATCGTGGCTGTCAAGATCCGTCTCAAGCGCTTCGGCAAGATCCGTGCGCCCTACTACCGCATCGTCGTCGCCGACTCGCGCACCAAGCGCGACGGTCGCGTCATCGAGGAGATCGGCAAGTATCATCCCACCGAGCAGCCCTCGCTCATCGAGGTCGACTCGGAGCGGGCGCAGTACTGGCTGTCGGTCGGCGCTCAGCCGAGCGAGCAGGTCACCGCGCTGCTGAAGCTGACCGGCGACTGGGGCAGGTTCAAGGGCGACAAGGACGCGAAGTCCACCGTCCAGGTCGCTGAGCCGAAGGCCGCGTTCGAAGCCGACTCCTCGAAGAAGTCGGTCATCAAGCCCAAGGCCGAGAAGGCCGCCGAGGCTCCCGCCGCCGACGCGGAGGCCGCCGAGGCTCCCGCCGACGCGGAGGCCGCCGAGGCTCCCGCCGACGCGGAGTAGTCCGTCGTGCTCGCCGCCGCGCTCGAACACATCGTCAAGGGGATCGTCGATCATCCCGACGACGTCCGCATCACCGCATCCGCGTCGCCCCGAGGTGACCTCCTCGAGGTGCACGTGCACCCGGATGACCGTGGTCGCGTGATCGGGCGCGGCGGCCGCACCGCCAAGGCGCTGCGCACGCTCATCACCGCTCTCGCCGACGGGCGCCGCGTCCGCGTCGATGTCGCGGACGACTGACGTGGCGGGCGAGCGGAACCAGCTCCGCGTCGGCCGGCTGCTCAAGGCGCACGGCCTCAAGGGCGCGCTGAAGCTCGAGTTGTACACCGACAGCCCCGAGCGCCGTTTCGTCCCGGGCGCCGAGTTCACGCTGCAGGTGCCGGAGGCGTCCGTGTGGCACGGCAAGACCGTGACCGTCCGCGACTACCGCGTCATGAACAGCAGCTCCGTCGTGTTCTTCGAGGGCGTCGAGGACCGCACGACCGCCGAGTCGCTCGTGCGCGCCATCCTCTGGATGGACGAGGACGAGAACGACGAGGATGACGCCTGGTACGCCCATCAGCTGGTGGGGCTCGAGGTCGTCCGCGATGACGCCGTCATCGGACGCGTGCTGCGCGTCGAGCACCTGCCCGCGCAGGATCTGCTGATCGTCAGGACAGCGACCACCGAGGTCATGGTCCCGTTCGTCGCCGCGATCGTGCCGACGGTGGACATCGCCGCGGGCCGCATCGTCGTGACCCCGCCCGACGGCCTCTTCGAGGAGCTCCCGTCAGCCTCCGACGGCGCCGCCCGGGCGGACGCGGTGAACGAACGCGCGTCGGAATGACGGCGCCATGCGCATCGACGTCGTCTCGATCTTCCCGTCGTACTTCGACGGTCTGACACTCTCCCTGCTCGGGAAGGCGCAGCACGTCGGCATCCTCGATCTTGCCGTGCATGATCTGCGCGACTGGACGCACGACCGGCATCGCACGGTCGACGACACGCCGTACGGCGGCGGTGCCGGCATGGTCATGAAACCGGAGCCCTGGGGCGAGGCGCTGGACGGGCTGACCGCGGATGCGCAGCATCGACCCACCATCATCTTCCCGTCGCCGGCGGGCGAGGTCCTCACCCAGGCCACGGCGCGCGAGCTCGCGACGCGCGAGCACCTCATCTTCGGCTGCGGACGCTACGAGGGCATCGACGAGCGCGTCTTCGAATACGCGTCCGAACTCGGCGAGACGCGTCTGATCAGCCTCGGCGACTACGTGCTCAACGGGGGAGAGGTCGCCGTGATGGCCATGATCGAGGCGATCGGACGCCTCATCCCCGGCGTGGTCGGCAATCCCGAGAGCCTGGTGGAGGAATCCCACGAGGACGGCCTCCTGGAGTACCCGTCCTACACGAAGCCTTCGGTGTGGCGCGGGCGGGAGGTCCCGCCGGTGCTGCTCAGCGGCGATCACGGCGCCGTCGCCGCCTGGCGCCGCGACCAGCAGCTCGAGCGCACGCGGGTGCGCAGGCCGGACCTGCTGGGCGACTGACAGTGCAACCCCTCTGCGGCGTCGTGCGCGCAGTGCGGTCTGAGCGTCAGTCGACGCCCAGGAAGCCGCGGTCGGTCAGCACGATCGGTCCGTCCTCCGTGACGGCGACGGTGTGCTCGGAGTGCGATCCGCGGGAGCCGTCCGCGCTGCGCAGCGTCCAGCCGTCGGCGTCCGTCCGCAGCTCATCGGTGGTCGCCAGCAGCCACGGCTCCAGCGCGAACACCAGGCCCTCGCGCAGCGGGAAGCCGCGCCCGGCGCGGCCGTCGTTGGGCACATGAGGGTCGCCGTGCATGACGCGTCCGACGCCGTGTCCGCCGAAGTCGGTGTTGATGGAGTACCCCTCGCCGTGCGCGACGGCGGCGATGGACGCCGAGATGTCGCCGATCCGATTGCCGACGACCGCCGCCTCGATCGCGGCGTCCAGGGCGCGTTCGGTCGTGTCGATGAGACGCAGGTCCTCGTCGCGCGCCGTGCCGACCACGAAGGAGACGGCGGAATCCGCGACCCATCCGTCCACGGACGCCGCGAAGTCCAGCGACACGAGGTCGCCGTCGCGCAGCGTGTAGTCGTGGGGGAGGCCGTGCAGGACGGCGTCGTTCACGGAGATGCAGATGACCTTGCCGAACGGCCCGTTCCCGAAGGACGGGGCGTAGTCGATGTAGCAGGACTCCGCACCGGCCCTGCGGATCAGGTCATGCGCGTGGCGGTCGATGGTCAGCAGATTCATGCCCACCTTCGTCTCCGCGCGCAGCGTCGCCAGCGTCTCCGCGACGAAGCGCCCGGCGGCGCGCATCTCGTCGATCTCGGCCGGTGTGCGCAGTTCGATCATGGGCGGATTCCTCTCGTAGACATCTCATTCTCCCCGATCGTCGTCACCTCAAGCTCACAGCGAACAGGTGCCGGGAACCGCGGCATCCCCCGTACGATCGAACCATGTGGTTGCGGCAGGCATTCCTCCGGTGGCTCATTCCGGCCGCCTTCGTCCTTCCGCTGTGGATCCTGTCGGGGTGGGCGCTGTTCGGCCGGAACGGCTGGACGCTACTGTGGGTGCTCCTCATGGCGATGCCGGCCGTCTTCGTCGGCCAGCTGATCCTCACGCTGCTGACGCGGTCGCGGCCCTCCGTGCGTGCGGAGCGCGCCCTGTCCTGGTGGGATGTCATCGGCTTCGGCGTCTGGCACGTGCTGACGATCGCCGTCGGACTGTTCCCCGGCGGGGCGTTCGGGTGGCTGCTCACCGGAGCCGTCGCCGCCGCGATCGCGCTGTTCTGGCTGCAGCTGTGGCAACTGTGGGACGAGGCGCGCGGCTCCGGCATACGGATCCGGGAGACCGTCGACTGGCGCACTCCGCACGGCTCCGCACCGGGTGCGACCGAGCCGGATCCCGAGGTGATCGTCATCGAGGAGCGTCGGCGGCCCGACTGATCCGCGTCGGTTTTGAGTGGTGCTTCTTTCATGGCAGAATGGATGTTCGTGCCACGATCCGGCTCTGCCTCAGGGGAGCCTGTGGACGCCTCGCGCGCCGCTGGGCACACACGTTCTCATCCCTTTGAATCATGCACCCGACCTGTGGCGAGTGCAGAGAGAGACGATCATGCAGATCCTCGACGCCGTCGACGCGGCCTCGCTCCGTTCCGACATCCCTGACTTCCACCCCGGTGACACCGTCAAGGTGCACGTCAACATCACCGAGGGCAGCCGGTCCCGCATCCAGGTCTTCCAGGGCGTCGTCCTCGGCCGCCAGGGCGATGGCGTCCGCGAGACGTTCACGGTCCGCAAGATCAGCTTCCAGGTGGGCGTCGAGCGCACCTTCCCGGTGCACTCGCCGGTCATCGACCGCATCGAGGTCGTCACCCGGGGCGACGTGCGCCGTGCGAAGCTCTACTACCTGCGCAACCTGCACGGCAAGAAGGCCAAGATCAGGGAGAAGCGCGGCTGACGCGCGGACTGCTCACAGGACCCCGGGACACACGATGGTGCCGGGGTTCTGTCGTCTTCGCGCGGGTGTGCGAACCTTGTAGATGCCGCCATCGGGCGGTGCACCGGAGAGAGGGAGCACATGAGATCCGACGCCGCCGAGTCCGCGGAACGACCGGCACGGCGACGGGGAGCCCTGGTCTTCCTGCGCGACGTCCTCGTGATCGTCCTCATCGCGGCTCTGGTGTCCTTCGTCGTCAAGACGTTCATCGTCCGCTCGTTCTACATCCCGTCCGGGTCGATGGAGCGCACGCTCATGATCGACGACCGCATCCTCGTCGACGAGCTGACGCCGGTCTGGGCGGGGTACGATCACGGCGACGTGGTGGTCTTCAAGGACCCCGGTGGATGGCTGCCCCCGGCACCGCAGCGTCCGGCGCGCCCCTTCGTCGTCGAGGCCGCGGACTGGGTGCTGACGTTCGTGGGTCTGTCGACATCGGATGCGCAGGACCATCTCGTCAAGAGGGTCATCGGGCTGCCCGGTGATCACGTCGTGTGCTGCAATGCACTCGGCCAGCTCACGATCAACGGCTCGCCGGTCGATGAGACGACCTACCTGAACCTCCCGCCCGGTGACACCATGGCATCGGACATCGACTTCGACGTCACAGTGCCTGTGGACGCCATCTGGGTGATGGGCGACAACCGGGATCGTTCGCAGGACTCCCGTGCGCACCGCGAGCTGCCCGGCGGTGGCTTCGTGCCGTTGGAGAACGTGGTGGGCAGGGCGTTCCTGACCACCTGGCCGCTGGACCGGTTCGGGCTCATCGACACCCAGGACGACGTGTTCCGTTCGGTTCCGGAGGCCGGGTAGGCGTGATCGAGCCGACGCTCCGCCTTGAACGGCGGCTCCTGAAGGAGGAGTTCGACCTGATCGTCGCGCTGGACGAGGTCGGTCGAGGTGCGCTGGCGGGGCCTGTCGCCGTCGGAGCGGCCGTCATGGATGCCGCAGGCTCCCGTCGTCGGGTGCCGGAGGGTCTGCGCGACTCGAAGCTGATCACCGAGCGTCGTCGTCCGCAGATGGCCCTGCGGGCGGCCGACTGGGTGCGCGCATCCGCCGTGGGCTGGGCGAGCGCCGCAGAGATCGATGAGGTCGGCATCATGCGGGCGCTGGGGCTGGCGGCGTCGCGCGCCGTGCAGGAGGCGATCGAGGCGGCCGGGGCCGCGGAGCGCGTGCTCGTGCTCCTGGACGGGAATCTGGACTACATCTCGCCGGTGCACCCCGCCCCCCTCACCGTCCGCACCGTCGTCAAGGGCGACCGGGACTGCGCCTCGGTGTCGGCGGCGTCGGTGATCGCGAAGGTGGCCCGCGACACGCTGATGACCGACCTGCATCCCGAGCATCCCGCGTACCGCTGGGATCGCAACAAGGGGTATGCGAGCGCCGAGCATCGTCGTGCCATCGGTGAGCTGGGTCTGACCCCGTTGCACCGTTCCTCGTGGGCGATCATCGCGCCGACGACACTCTTCTAGACTGGGAGCACTATGGATGAGGATGCCTTCGACGATTACGACCGCGAGCTCGAGCTCGCGCTGTTCCGTGAGTACCGTGACGTCGTCGCGCAGTTCCAGTTCGTGGTTGAGACGGAGCGGCGCTTCTACCTCGCGAACGAGGTGGATGTGGTCCGGCGCGACACCGAGAACGATTTCTACTTCGAGATCTCGATGAAGGACGTCTGGGTGTGGGACATCTATCGTGCCGACCGTTTCGTCAAGGCGGTCCGTGTGCTCACCTTCAAGGACGTCAACGTCGAGGAGCTGCAGCGGCGCGAGTTCGAGCTGCCCGACGAGCTCTCCCTCGACGGCAAGTGAGCGCACCGCACCGCGCGTGACCCCACTCGATCCCACAGCCGGGCGATCGACACGTCTTCTCCACAGCGACTGCGAATCCTGCCCGGCGGAGCCCGCTGATCCCGGCAGGCTGTCGTCATGGCAGCGAAAGACGAGTTGGGACGCGCGGGCGAAGAGCGGGCGGCACGGTATCTGCGGATGCGCGGCTACGTCGTCCTCGACCGGAACTGGCGGTGCGATCAGGGTGAGATCGACATCGTGGCGGCGCACGGCGACCGGCTGTGCGTGGTGGAGGTCAAGACCCGAACCTCCGAGCGCTACGGTCATCCGTTCGAGGCGATCGACGACCGCAAACGTCGCCGCCTGTGGCGGCTGGCCTTCGCGTGGGCCGGAGCGCATCCGGATGAGGCGAAGCGGCGCAGGATCAGGCTGGAGGCCATCGGGCTGATCGGAGCGGATGCCGAGACCGCCCGTCTCGAGCACCTCGTGGACCTGCTGTGAGCACCGCACGGACCTGGGCCGTCGCGCTCACAGGCGTGGACGGGCACATGGTCGAGGTGGAGGCCGACTTCTCGACGCAGACACCCGAGTTCAAGATCATCGGCCTTCCCGACAAGGCGCTCGGCGAGGCCGTGCAGCGGGTGTGGAACGCCTGCAGCAACGCAGGGCTCGAGGTTCCCCGACGACGCCTCACCGTCAATCTCTCGCCGGCGAGTCTGCCCAAGCACGGGTCCGGTTTCGACCTCGGTATCGCCGTCGCGACGGCCGCCGCGGGCGGCATCATCCCCGCGGAGACGGTCCGTTCGGCGGTGCACGTCGGCGAACTGGGGCTGGACGGCAGGCTGCGCCCGGTTCCCGGTGTGCTGCCCGCCGTCTACGCGGCGGCGCGCGCGGGATTCCCGCGGGTCATCGTTCCGTACGCCAACGCGGCGGAGGCGGCGCTGGTCACCGGCATCGAGGTGCGCGCGGCGGCTTCCCTCGCGGAGGTCGCCGCGCTGCACGGCGCCGACGTGGAGGTGCCCGATGTCGAGCCCGTGCGCATCGCGGCACCCGAGCGGGCGGAGCCCGACGGGCTGGATCTCGCCGATGTGATCGGTCAGGAGGAGGCCGTCGACGCCCTGGTCGTGGCGGCTGCGGGCGGGCACCACATGATGCTCTGCGGGCCGCCCGGTGCGGGCAAGACCATGTTGGCGAGGCGGCTGCCGGGCATCCTCCCGCTGCTGGACGATCGGGAGGCGCTCGAGGTCGCGGCGATCCGCTCCCTGGCGGGGGAGCCGATCATCGGGCTCGATCCGGTCGCACCGTTCGTGGCTCCGCATCACAGCGCGTCGTCCGCGGCGCTCGTCGGCGGCGGCACCAGGGTGGCGCGTCCCGGCGCGATCGTGCGGGCCCACCGCGGTGTGCTGTTCCTCGATGAGACGCCGGAGTTCCAGCGCGTCGCACTGGACGCCCTGCGCCAGCCCCTGGAGTCCGGGCGCATCG includes these proteins:
- a CDS encoding sugar-binding transcriptional regulator — protein: MSADDGRRIAKTTAALTAAKLYYLQDMTMDAIAAELSTSRSSVSRLLAHARKTGLVDIRVNSPFERAGQLEERLRSRFRIAAHVVPMSGIVNEVERLERVALTAGRLVSQFVESNMVVGVAWGSTIGMVSRTLVPKETHGTTVVQLNGAGNVQTSGLEYSSEILQRFGRAFGAQVEQFPVPAFFDDPDTRAAMWRERSTRRVLSFQSKMDIAVFGLGSPQSEVPSRVYVGGYLNRDDYRSLREDGVIGDLATVFFRADGSWRDIRLNARSTGPGLDRLRRVPRRVCVVSGAAKEGPLRAAIAAGAVTDVVLDESLARMLDEAA
- the rpsP gene encoding 30S ribosomal protein S16, which produces MAVKIRLKRFGKIRAPYYRIVVADSRTKRDGRVIEEIGKYHPTEQPSLIEVDSERAQYWLSVGAQPSEQVTALLKLTGDWGRFKGDKDAKSTVQVAEPKAAFEADSSKKSVIKPKAEKAAEAPAADAEAAEAPADAEAAEAPADAE
- a CDS encoding RNA-binding protein — its product is MLAAALEHIVKGIVDHPDDVRITASASPRGDLLEVHVHPDDRGRVIGRGGRTAKALRTLITALADGRRVRVDVADD
- the rimM gene encoding ribosome maturation factor RimM (Essential for efficient processing of 16S rRNA), with translation MSRTTDVAGERNQLRVGRLLKAHGLKGALKLELYTDSPERRFVPGAEFTLQVPEASVWHGKTVTVRDYRVMNSSSVVFFEGVEDRTTAESLVRAILWMDEDENDEDDAWYAHQLVGLEVVRDDAVIGRVLRVEHLPAQDLLIVRTATTEVMVPFVAAIVPTVDIAAGRIVVTPPDGLFEELPSASDGAARADAVNERASE
- the trmD gene encoding tRNA (guanosine(37)-N1)-methyltransferase TrmD; the encoded protein is MRIDVVSIFPSYFDGLTLSLLGKAQHVGILDLAVHDLRDWTHDRHRTVDDTPYGGGAGMVMKPEPWGEALDGLTADAQHRPTIIFPSPAGEVLTQATARELATREHLIFGCGRYEGIDERVFEYASELGETRLISLGDYVLNGGEVAVMAMIEAIGRLIPGVVGNPESLVEESHEDGLLEYPSYTKPSVWRGREVPPVLLSGDHGAVAAWRRDQQLERTRVRRPDLLGD
- the map gene encoding type I methionyl aminopeptidase, which encodes MIELRTPAEIDEMRAAGRFVAETLATLRAETKVGMNLLTIDRHAHDLIRRAGAESCYIDYAPSFGNGPFGKVICISVNDAVLHGLPHDYTLRDGDLVSLDFAASVDGWVADSAVSFVVGTARDEDLRLIDTTERALDAAIEAAVVGNRIGDISASIAAVAHGEGYSINTDFGGHGVGRVMHGDPHVPNDGRAGRGFPLREGLVFALEPWLLATTDELRTDADGWTLRSADGSRGSHSEHTVAVTEDGPIVLTDRGFLGVD
- a CDS encoding MFS transporter permease, with translation MWLRQAFLRWLIPAAFVLPLWILSGWALFGRNGWTLLWVLLMAMPAVFVGQLILTLLTRSRPSVRAERALSWWDVIGFGVWHVLTIAVGLFPGGAFGWLLTGAVAAAIALFWLQLWQLWDEARGSGIRIRETVDWRTPHGSAPGATEPDPEVIVIEERRRPD
- the rplS gene encoding 50S ribosomal protein L19, with protein sequence MQILDAVDAASLRSDIPDFHPGDTVKVHVNITEGSRSRIQVFQGVVLGRQGDGVRETFTVRKISFQVGVERTFPVHSPVIDRIEVVTRGDVRRAKLYYLRNLHGKKAKIREKRG
- the lepB gene encoding signal peptidase I, with the translated sequence MRSDAAESAERPARRRGALVFLRDVLVIVLIAALVSFVVKTFIVRSFYIPSGSMERTLMIDDRILVDELTPVWAGYDHGDVVVFKDPGGWLPPAPQRPARPFVVEAADWVLTFVGLSTSDAQDHLVKRVIGLPGDHVVCCNALGQLTINGSPVDETTYLNLPPGDTMASDIDFDVTVPVDAIWVMGDNRDRSQDSRAHRELPGGGFVPLENVVGRAFLTTWPLDRFGLIDTQDDVFRSVPEAG
- a CDS encoding ribonuclease HII, whose product is MIEPTLRLERRLLKEEFDLIVALDEVGRGALAGPVAVGAAVMDAAGSRRRVPEGLRDSKLITERRRPQMALRAADWVRASAVGWASAAEIDEVGIMRALGLAASRAVQEAIEAAGAAERVLVLLDGNLDYISPVHPAPLTVRTVVKGDRDCASVSAASVIAKVARDTLMTDLHPEHPAYRWDRNKGYASAEHRRAIGELGLTPLHRSSWAIIAPTTLF
- a CDS encoding DUF2469 family protein, producing MDEDAFDDYDRELELALFREYRDVVAQFQFVVETERRFYLANEVDVVRRDTENDFYFEISMKDVWVWDIYRADRFVKAVRVLTFKDVNVEELQRREFELPDELSLDGK
- a CDS encoding YraN family protein, which encodes MAAKDELGRAGEERAARYLRMRGYVVLDRNWRCDQGEIDIVAAHGDRLCVVEVKTRTSERYGHPFEAIDDRKRRRLWRLAFAWAGAHPDEAKRRRIRLEAIGLIGADAETARLEHLVDLL
- a CDS encoding YifB family Mg chelatase-like AAA ATPase, yielding MSTARTWAVALTGVDGHMVEVEADFSTQTPEFKIIGLPDKALGEAVQRVWNACSNAGLEVPRRRLTVNLSPASLPKHGSGFDLGIAVATAAAGGIIPAETVRSAVHVGELGLDGRLRPVPGVLPAVYAAARAGFPRVIVPYANAAEAALVTGIEVRAAASLAEVAALHGADVEVPDVEPVRIAAPERAEPDGLDLADVIGQEEAVDALVVAAAGGHHMMLCGPPGAGKTMLARRLPGILPLLDDREALEVAAIRSLAGEPIIGLDPVAPFVAPHHSASSAALVGGGTRVARPGAIVRAHRGVLFLDETPEFQRVALDALRQPLESGRIEVHRAGFTASYPARFQLILAMNPCPCGNHGVRGAECTCPPMAIRRYASRLSGPLRDRIDIDLRVARVAASRATSGERSTLTSAIARERVVAARAAAAERWRSAPWRVNGDAPGERLRIGALRLPPQVRAPLDRALERGAVTLRAYDRVLRIAWTLADLAGVSVPGADELGRALFLKRGLLA